A window of the Parabacteroides sp. FAFU027 genome harbors these coding sequences:
- a CDS encoding Fur family transcriptional regulator produces MNELNTYREKIVNSGLKVTNQRVLILSILEHISHPSADDILQEFRNRNRNVSIGTVYNTLEAFVEKRLIRKLETEGGVVRYELSPDSHFHLYSREDERVEDYFDDELLNLIHKYIEEKGIKNFSVDEIRLQFIGSFTDK; encoded by the coding sequence ATGAATGAACTTAATACCTATAGGGAAAAGATAGTAAACTCAGGATTAAAAGTAACTAATCAGCGGGTTTTGATACTATCAATTCTGGAACACATTTCACATCCCAGTGCAGATGATATTCTGCAGGAATTCAGGAATAGAAACCGGAATGTATCCATAGGTACAGTTTACAATACGCTTGAAGCTTTCGTTGAAAAGAGATTAATTCGGAAGCTGGAGACTGAAGGAGGGGTTGTCCGATATGAATTGTCACCAGACAGTCACTTCCATCTCTACTCCAGGGAAGATGAAAGAGTGGAAGATTATTTTGATGACGAGCTTTTGAACCTTATCCATAAATACATTGAAGAAAAAGGAATTAAAAACTTCTCTGTTGATGAGATTCGGCTCCAATTCATAGGTTCATTTACAGATAAATAA
- a CDS encoding KUP/HAK/KT family potassium transporter encodes MNHNPSAGTSSKVTLAGLLITLGIVYGDVGTSPLYTVRAILNGASVINESFVLGAISCVFWTLTLQTTVKYIIITLRADNKGEGGILSLFALLKMRKSWVYLIAIIGGCALLADGIITPAITVTSAIEGLRLFNPDIPVVTVVLIILSVLFAIQQFGTNFLGKSFGPMMFFWFSMLGVLGISQIIYFPEVLKAINPYYAIKLLAEYPNGFVLLGAVFLCTTGAEALYSDLGHCGISNIRVSWIFVKSCLLLNYFGQGAWVITHANQITENVNPFYATMPQWFVMPGVFIATAAAIIASQALISGSYTIISEAISLNFFPKVRIQYPTTIKGQMYIPLINTVLYLGCCFVVLYFRESSGMEAAYGLSITIAMLMTSILLMFYLRSRVSPYLQALIGITFFTIELSFLAANMTKFSKGGWISVMIAGVFVLIMYIWHKGRRIKNSFITFVKIADYLPVIEAISKDQTIPKFATNLVYITHANYTTEIENKILYSILRKQPKRADVYWLLHVDIVDAPHTTEYEVHPLIPGTLIRIDLRLGFKVPTKVNLYFHKIIRDLMADQQVDMVSHYPSLNAYNVLSDFRYIVIDRVPNKDYDFENFQQFIMNMYFRIRKIGLSDVKNLGLDATNVRVESVPLLANSEIFERDAHADNTAPNTRKIKPNELKFIKVVK; translated from the coding sequence ATGAACCATAACCCTTCAGCCGGAACCTCCTCAAAAGTAACGTTGGCCGGTCTGCTCATAACCCTGGGCATTGTTTATGGAGATGTCGGTACTTCTCCATTGTACACCGTTCGCGCAATCCTAAACGGCGCATCAGTCATCAACGAATCCTTCGTATTAGGTGCTATCTCCTGTGTTTTCTGGACACTGACCCTGCAAACCACCGTCAAGTACATCATCATCACGCTTCGGGCAGACAACAAAGGCGAAGGGGGAATTTTGTCTCTTTTTGCATTATTGAAAATGAGGAAAAGCTGGGTCTATTTAATAGCCATCATTGGCGGTTGCGCTTTGCTGGCTGATGGAATTATCACTCCGGCCATTACCGTTACTTCTGCAATAGAAGGACTTCGATTATTTAATCCGGATATTCCGGTCGTTACAGTAGTATTGATTATTCTCAGTGTTCTGTTTGCTATCCAGCAATTTGGAACCAATTTCCTGGGAAAATCGTTCGGACCCATGATGTTTTTCTGGTTCTCTATGCTCGGCGTATTGGGGATTTCACAAATCATCTATTTCCCTGAGGTATTGAAAGCCATCAATCCCTATTATGCCATAAAGCTTTTAGCTGAATATCCGAACGGGTTTGTGTTGCTGGGTGCAGTATTCCTGTGTACCACAGGTGCCGAAGCGCTATATTCCGACCTGGGACACTGTGGGATTTCCAATATCCGGGTCTCCTGGATTTTTGTAAAATCCTGTCTTTTGCTCAACTATTTCGGTCAGGGTGCGTGGGTCATTACACATGCCAATCAGATTACCGAAAATGTAAATCCGTTTTACGCTACCATGCCTCAATGGTTTGTTATGCCGGGGGTATTTATCGCTACAGCAGCGGCTATTATAGCCAGTCAGGCATTGATTAGTGGCTCATACACCATCATCAGTGAAGCTATCTCTCTGAATTTCTTTCCTAAAGTACGTATTCAATACCCCACGACCATTAAAGGACAGATGTATATTCCTTTGATAAATACAGTTCTATACCTCGGCTGTTGCTTTGTGGTCTTGTATTTCCGGGAATCATCGGGGATGGAAGCGGCCTACGGCCTTTCGATCACCATCGCGATGCTGATGACCTCTATCCTGCTGATGTTCTATCTGCGCAGTCGCGTTTCTCCTTACCTTCAGGCTTTAATCGGAATTACCTTCTTTACTATAGAATTATCATTCCTGGCTGCCAATATGACCAAATTCAGTAAAGGCGGTTGGATTTCGGTAATGATTGCAGGTGTTTTTGTGCTGATTATGTACATCTGGCACAAAGGTCGCCGCATCAAAAACAGTTTCATCACTTTCGTGAAAATAGCAGATTATCTGCCGGTTATCGAAGCAATATCTAAGGACCAGACCATTCCTAAATTTGCTACGAACCTGGTTTATATCACTCATGCAAACTATACGACTGAAATTGAAAATAAGATACTCTATTCGATCCTGCGTAAACAACCGAAACGCGCTGATGTCTATTGGTTGCTCCACGTAGATATTGTGGATGCCCCCCATACGACCGAATATGAAGTTCATCCGCTGATTCCGGGAACATTGATCCGTATTGACCTCCGTCTCGGATTTAAGGTACCAACCAAGGTAAACCTCTATTTCCATAAAATCATTCGTGACCTGATGGCGGACCAGCAAGTGGATATGGTTAGCCATTATCCTTCGCTCAATGCTTATAACGTGCTGAGTGATTTTCGTTACATCGTGATTGACCGTGTGCCCAATAAAGACTACGATTTCGAGAATTTCCAGCAATTTATTATGAATATGTACTTTCGTATTCGTAAGATTGGGCTCTCAGATGTGAAAAACCTGGGGCTTGATGCCACTAACGTTAGGGTTGAATCGGTACCTCTGTTGGCTAACTCAGAGATATTCGAAAGAGACGCTCATGCGGACAATACAGCACCCAATACAAGGAAAATAAAACCGAATGAACTGAAGTTTATTAAGGTGGTCAAATAA
- the nspC gene encoding carboxynorspermidine decarboxylase has protein sequence MIDINKIPSPCYVLEEDLLRRNLALIKRVKDEAGVDIILAFKAFANWKAFPIIREYIPYSTASSVFEAQLAFEEMKTPAHTFSPAYTDENFPTFLKHSSHITFNSLSQFEHFYPETKGKVSCGIRVNPEYSSVDTDLYNPCAPGSRLGVVADQIGKELPDGIEGLHFHTLCESNSFDLEKTLLKVEEKFGHLLPKVKWLNMGGGHLMTRKGYNVEHLILLLRSFKGKYPNLQLILEPGSAFLWQTGFLLSTVVDIVENKGIKTAILDVSFACHMPDCLEMPYKPAIRNATDEVEGKPTYRMGGNSCLSGDFVGSWSFEEELKIGDRIIFEDMIHYTTVKTTMFNGISHPAMAILHSNGNLEVHREFTYDDYKHRMA, from the coding sequence ATGATTGACATCAATAAAATTCCTTCTCCCTGCTACGTGCTCGAAGAAGACCTGTTGCGCCGTAACCTGGCGCTTATTAAGCGAGTAAAAGACGAAGCAGGTGTGGATATTATCCTTGCCTTCAAAGCTTTCGCCAACTGGAAGGCGTTTCCGATTATCCGGGAGTATATACCTTATTCTACTGCCAGCTCGGTGTTTGAGGCTCAACTGGCATTTGAGGAGATGAAGACTCCGGCGCATACTTTCTCACCGGCCTATACGGATGAGAACTTCCCTACTTTCCTGAAACACAGTTCGCACATCACCTTCAATTCATTGAGCCAGTTTGAGCATTTCTATCCTGAGACAAAAGGAAAAGTATCTTGCGGAATCCGTGTCAATCCCGAATATTCATCGGTAGATACAGACCTTTACAATCCCTGTGCACCGGGTTCGCGTCTGGGAGTTGTAGCAGACCAAATCGGCAAAGAGCTGCCAGATGGTATCGAAGGGCTGCATTTCCATACACTTTGTGAATCCAACTCATTTGATTTGGAAAAAACACTGTTGAAAGTGGAGGAGAAATTTGGTCACCTTTTACCTAAAGTTAAATGGTTGAATATGGGCGGTGGCCACCTGATGACCCGCAAAGGCTACAATGTGGAGCACCTGATTCTGTTGTTGCGCTCATTTAAAGGGAAATATCCTAATCTTCAACTAATATTGGAACCAGGTAGCGCATTTCTTTGGCAGACCGGATTTCTGTTGTCAACCGTTGTTGATATCGTGGAAAACAAAGGTATCAAGACGGCCATTCTTGATGTTTCATTTGCCTGCCACATGCCTGATTGTCTCGAGATGCCATACAAACCGGCTATTCGCAACGCCACAGATGAAGTAGAAGGAAAGCCCACTTATCGTATGGGTGGAAACTCCTGCCTGAGCGGCGATTTCGTTGGCAGTTGGTCTTTTGAAGAGGAGCTCAAAATAGGCGACCGTATAATTTTCGAAGATATGATTCACTACACTACGGTCAAAACGACCATGTTCAACGGTATTTCGCACCCGGCAATGGCTATCCTTCACAGTAACGGGAATTTGGAGGTGCATCGCGAATTTACCTATGACGATTACAAACACAGAATGGCCTAG
- a CDS encoding ATP-dependent helicase: MVDFIKELNESQQQAVLHNDSASLVIAGAGSGKTRVLTYKIAYLLQSGYPAYSILALTFTNKAAREMKERIARIVGHREAARLWMGTFHSIFSRILRREAEYIGFTSNFTIYDTADSKSLIKDIIKELGLDEKVYKPATVQGRISNAKNCLITPGMYSANRDLMEDDFKMKMPQIRDIYRIYAIRCKKADAMDFDDLLLYTNILFRDFPDVLAKYQVQFQYILVDEYQDTNFAQHLIVKQLSGSHGRVCAVGDDAQSIYSFRGANIDNILNFKQNFPGCQIFKLEQNYRSTQTIVDAANSLIKKNRAQIRKNVFSENERGEKIQVISAYSDFEEGYMVAGKLLEMRMRKHDAYSQFAILYRTNAQSRILEEALRKRNIPYRIYGGLSFYQRQEIKDVIAYFRMIVNPNDEEALKRIINRPARGIGETTLTKLKSAAISQSVSMWTVLNDPLAFGLNVNSGTARKLQFFRELIQGFVNDMEEVSAFDLADSVIKKTGLLTEMYADRTPESLSKQENIQELLNGIQEFCLNKQEEGIEQAGLVDFLSEISLATDQDTDKEAEQERVTMMTIHAAKGLEFKNVFVVGMEEDLFPSMFAKESEKSLEEERRLFYVAITRAGENCTLSFAKSRFRNGQSQMTSPSRFLKDIDAEYLDMPSDNRLADSVRERASNFNRNNFSGRGVSERATASPYTQNSFPPKAQPTSQPDIPNNPYQTQSAEKVAAGQTIRHERFGVGKITKCEGSGDDRKIFVSFEHSGDRVLLLKYAKFTIL, from the coding sequence GTGGTCGATTTTATCAAGGAACTCAATGAAAGTCAACAGCAAGCCGTGCTGCATAACGACTCTGCCTCACTGGTCATTGCCGGTGCCGGATCGGGCAAGACGCGCGTGCTTACCTATAAGATAGCCTACCTGCTTCAGTCGGGCTATCCCGCTTACTCTATTCTTGCCCTGACCTTTACCAATAAGGCTGCCCGCGAGATGAAAGAGCGTATTGCCCGTATAGTAGGGCATAGGGAGGCTGCCCGCTTGTGGATGGGGACTTTTCACTCCATTTTTTCACGCATTTTGCGCAGGGAAGCGGAGTACATCGGCTTTACCTCTAATTTTACCATATACGATACGGCGGATTCCAAGAGTCTCATCAAAGACATCATCAAAGAGTTGGGATTGGACGAAAAAGTCTATAAACCGGCCACTGTGCAGGGGCGCATCTCCAATGCCAAAAACTGTCTGATAACTCCCGGTATGTACTCTGCCAATCGTGACTTGATGGAAGATGATTTCAAAATGAAAATGCCGCAGATTCGGGACATCTACCGCATCTATGCCATCCGTTGCAAGAAGGCCGATGCAATGGACTTCGACGATTTACTGCTCTATACCAATATCCTGTTCCGCGATTTCCCCGATGTTTTGGCGAAATACCAGGTACAGTTCCAATACATTCTGGTGGATGAGTACCAGGATACCAACTTTGCCCAGCACCTGATTGTGAAACAGCTTTCGGGAAGTCATGGTCGTGTGTGTGCTGTGGGTGACGATGCGCAAAGTATCTACTCCTTCCGCGGAGCAAATATTGACAATATCCTGAATTTTAAACAGAATTTTCCCGGTTGTCAGATTTTCAAACTGGAACAGAATTATCGCTCTACCCAAACCATTGTAGATGCCGCCAACAGCCTGATTAAGAAAAACCGGGCTCAAATCCGCAAGAATGTTTTTTCGGAAAATGAGCGCGGGGAGAAGATTCAGGTGATAAGCGCCTATTCCGATTTTGAAGAGGGCTATATGGTGGCGGGCAAATTGCTCGAAATGCGTATGCGCAAACACGATGCTTACAGCCAGTTTGCCATCCTGTATCGTACCAATGCGCAATCGCGTATCCTTGAAGAGGCGCTTCGCAAACGAAATATACCCTACCGGATTTACGGCGGACTGTCTTTTTATCAACGTCAGGAGATTAAGGATGTCATTGCCTATTTCCGCATGATTGTAAATCCGAACGATGAAGAGGCGCTCAAACGCATCATCAACCGTCCGGCACGCGGCATCGGGGAGACGACTTTGACCAAACTGAAATCAGCAGCCATCTCCCAAAGTGTCAGCATGTGGACGGTGCTGAACGACCCGTTGGCATTTGGCCTGAATGTGAATAGCGGAACAGCCCGCAAGTTGCAATTTTTTCGCGAACTTATACAGGGATTTGTCAATGATATGGAGGAGGTTTCCGCCTTCGACTTGGCTGATTCGGTCATTAAAAAGACCGGTCTGCTTACCGAAATGTATGCCGACCGTACACCGGAAAGCCTAAGTAAACAGGAGAATATCCAGGAACTTCTGAACGGTATTCAGGAATTCTGTCTCAACAAACAGGAAGAGGGTATTGAACAGGCCGGATTGGTCGATTTTCTTTCTGAAATTTCACTTGCGACCGACCAGGATACGGATAAAGAGGCCGAACAGGAGCGCGTAACCATGATGACCATTCACGCGGCAAAAGGATTGGAGTTCAAAAACGTCTTTGTGGTGGGTATGGAAGAAGACCTTTTCCCCAGCATGTTTGCCAAAGAAAGCGAAAAGAGTTTGGAGGAAGAACGTCGCCTTTTCTATGTGGCTATTACCCGTGCGGGAGAAAACTGTACGCTGTCATTTGCCAAATCCCGTTTCCGCAACGGCCAATCGCAGATGACCTCGCCCAGCCGCTTCCTTAAAGATATCGATGCGGAATATCTGGATATGCCTTCGGATAACCGTTTGGCTGATTCAGTAAGGGAAAGGGCTTCTAACTTTAACCGGAATAATTTTTCAGGACGGGGCGTGTCGGAAAGAGCAACGGCCTCTCCCTATACACAAAATAGCTTTCCCCCCAAAGCCCAACCGACCAGTCAACCGGATATCCCCAATAATCCATACCAGACCCAATCGGCGGAGAAGGTGGCTGCCGGCCAGACTATCCGGCATGAGCGCTTTGGTGTCGGGAAAATTACCAAATGTGAAGGTTCTGGTGATGACCGGAAGATTTTTGTCAGCTTCGAGCATTCGGGCGACCGCGTGTTGCTGCTGAAATATGCGAAGTTCACGATATTATAA
- a CDS encoding superoxide dismutase codes for MKIKKITVMKFELPQLPYAANALEPVISQKTIEFHYGKHHQAYVTNLNNLIPGTKFENSDLETIVKESDGPIFNNAAQIWNHTFYFTSFSPNGGGAPKGALAAAIDAAFGSFDNFKKEFVQAGVTLFGSGWAWLVKNKEGKLEIVKEGNAGNPMTKGLTPILTFDVWEHAYYLDYQNRRPDHLAALWDKIDWDVVGTRY; via the coding sequence ATCAAAATCAAAAAAATAACAGTTATGAAATTCGAATTGCCACAATTACCTTATGCAGCAAATGCATTAGAACCGGTTATCAGTCAGAAAACTATTGAGTTCCACTACGGAAAACACCATCAGGCTTATGTTACAAATCTGAACAATCTGATTCCGGGAACTAAGTTTGAAAATTCTGATCTGGAAACCATTGTCAAAGAATCAGATGGTCCTATTTTCAACAATGCAGCGCAAATCTGGAATCATACATTCTATTTTACCTCATTCTCACCAAACGGAGGAGGTGCTCCTAAAGGCGCTTTGGCTGCTGCGATTGACGCTGCTTTCGGCTCATTTGACAATTTCAAGAAAGAGTTTGTACAAGCTGGTGTGACCCTGTTCGGTTCAGGCTGGGCATGGCTGGTAAAAAACAAAGAAGGTAAACTGGAAATCGTAAAAGAAGGAAACGCCGGTAACCCGATGACCAAAGGCCTCACTCCTATCCTGACATTCGACGTATGGGAGCACGCTTATTATCTCGATTACCAAAACCGTCGCCCTGACCACCTCGCTGCTTTGTGGGACAAGATTGACTGGGATGTGGTCGGCACACGTTACTAA
- a CDS encoding 3'-5' exonuclease, which produces MNFTAIDFETANSNPASACSIGLIVVENSRIIHEVSYLLKPYTDWFSRYNIAVHGITPQQVMNAPRFEDIWHKIVSYIENADTIVAHNAGFDMNVLKRCLEYADIACRLPQSACTVKLAKKKLPNLPNHRLNTVAEFLDIPLNHHDALSDARAAAMIMLMLERAG; this is translated from the coding sequence ATGAACTTTACAGCCATTGACTTTGAAACGGCTAACAGCAACCCCGCGAGTGCCTGCTCCATCGGACTGATTGTTGTGGAAAACAGTCGCATCATTCATGAAGTATCATACCTGCTCAAGCCTTATACCGATTGGTTTTCAAGATACAACATTGCGGTACACGGCATTACACCTCAACAGGTGATGAATGCCCCGCGTTTTGAAGACATCTGGCACAAAATCGTTTCATATATTGAAAATGCAGATACCATCGTAGCTCACAATGCAGGATTCGACATGAATGTACTGAAGCGTTGTCTGGAATATGCCGATATTGCCTGCCGTCTGCCACAATCAGCCTGTACCGTTAAACTGGCAAAGAAGAAACTCCCCAACCTACCTAATCATAGACTAAATACCGTGGCTGAATTTCTGGATATTCCGCTTAATCACCACGATGCCCTTAGCGACGCACGCGCAGCAGCAATGATTATGCTGATGCTTGAACGTGCCGGATAA
- a CDS encoding TolC family protein, translating into MSLNKRKSVIVWFLSALLFAPSLWAQEKSLSLDEAKRIALAYNKTLQNARLDVTIAKKKVFETTAIGLPQVTGKADYQHIFKVPSFPMGDTKIPVTFGDNTVFTLQVSQLIFSGEYLVGLQASKVYKAISEQALTKNNIEIGASVESTYYLALILAENLNIVRKNQTVMEQMLNQMEQMHKGGFIEETDVDQLRVNQTTVNNLAIALEGQMKTVHNQLKYLMGMNMSEQLLLTDKLDNVITGINPIANTEFNPGQNIDFKMMENQVAAQKLMLKREQTGYLPTIAGFYQHQEKQKTPILDFQPKDVLGVSLSLPILTSGSRSMKVKQAKLELEKVQNSKEQLKEGLSLKYQSQKLSYETAYNTFLNQQKSTEISNKIYEKTMVKYKAGVSSSLDLTQVQSQYLKSVGDYYNAVLNLLNAKVELEKLAQ; encoded by the coding sequence ATGAGTTTAAACAAAAGAAAGAGTGTCATAGTATGGTTTTTGTCGGCCCTGCTTTTCGCTCCATCTCTTTGGGCACAGGAGAAGTCGCTGTCATTGGATGAAGCAAAGCGGATTGCACTGGCTTACAATAAAACCCTTCAGAATGCCCGACTGGATGTGACTATTGCGAAAAAGAAGGTGTTTGAGACCACGGCAATCGGATTGCCTCAGGTTACCGGAAAAGCTGATTACCAGCACATATTCAAAGTTCCATCCTTCCCTATGGGAGATACCAAAATCCCTGTTACATTTGGAGATAATACAGTTTTCACCCTCCAGGTATCACAACTCATTTTCAGTGGCGAATATCTGGTAGGCCTTCAGGCATCCAAAGTCTATAAGGCAATCTCCGAACAGGCGCTAACTAAAAATAATATTGAGATTGGAGCATCTGTCGAGAGCACCTACTATTTAGCCCTGATATTAGCCGAAAATCTGAATATTGTCCGTAAAAACCAGACGGTCATGGAGCAAATGCTCAACCAAATGGAGCAAATGCACAAAGGTGGCTTTATTGAGGAAACGGATGTAGATCAACTGCGGGTAAATCAGACGACCGTAAACAATCTGGCCATTGCTCTTGAAGGACAAATGAAGACAGTTCACAATCAGCTTAAGTACCTGATGGGCATGAATATGTCGGAACAGTTGTTGTTGACCGATAAGTTGGATAATGTCATTACAGGAATAAATCCAATTGCCAATACCGAATTTAATCCTGGTCAGAATATTGATTTTAAGATGATGGAGAATCAGGTGGCTGCACAAAAGTTGATGCTGAAACGTGAGCAAACGGGCTATCTGCCTACCATTGCCGGATTTTACCAACATCAGGAAAAACAAAAGACACCGATTCTCGATTTTCAACCCAAGGATGTACTGGGGGTTTCGCTATCACTCCCTATCCTGACCAGTGGAAGTCGCTCCATGAAAGTAAAACAGGCTAAACTGGAGCTGGAAAAAGTCCAAAACAGCAAAGAACAACTCAAAGAGGGCTTATCGCTTAAATACCAGTCACAAAAACTGAGTTACGAAACGGCTTACAACACCTTCTTGAACCAGCAGAAAAGTACTGAAATCAGTAATAAAATCTACGAAAAGACCATGGTAAAGTACAAAGCCGGAGTCTCATCGAGCCTTGATTTGACACAGGTGCAGAGCCAGTACCTGAAGTCGGTGGGCGATTATTACAACGCTGTGCTCAATTTGCTGAATGCAAAAGTGGAATTGGAGAAATTAGCTCAATAA
- a CDS encoding efflux RND transporter periplasmic adaptor subunit: protein MTTYLKKISAVILAVMMLAACSQDKNKKLIKLKKEQQALTEEIAQLEKEIATDGKDSTKVDDGVLVKTEVVSPRYFSHSIEIQGALDGEENVKVYPEGQGVVTQVLVKMGSKVGKGQVIARLDDKALRKSMKQTETQYKLACDLYERQKNLWEQKIGSEVQYLQAKTQKEALESGLAAIKEQLGYQTIKSPISGTIEDLPLKVGMAASPAMPVATVINFSSNKIVADVAEAYNKSISAGDSVSIWFPDLKTELKTTISTASKYINPTNRSFKVEVRLPSKLANLKANMIAVLRIIDYKNKSAYVVPVSLVQNDAKGAYLYVLNDGGKIKTAHKRYITPGMTYNGLMEVVSGLNAGDAIVTVGQLGLSEGAKVKE, encoded by the coding sequence ATGACAACCTATTTGAAAAAAATATCCGCTGTAATACTGGCCGTTATGATGCTGGCCGCCTGTTCGCAGGACAAAAACAAGAAACTGATTAAGCTTAAGAAAGAGCAACAGGCGCTTACAGAAGAAATTGCCCAACTGGAGAAAGAGATTGCCACCGATGGCAAAGACTCAACGAAAGTGGATGACGGCGTCTTGGTGAAAACAGAAGTTGTTTCTCCCCGTTATTTCTCTCACTCGATTGAAATACAGGGGGCTCTTGATGGTGAGGAAAATGTGAAGGTTTATCCGGAAGGTCAGGGCGTGGTTACTCAGGTCCTGGTAAAAATGGGAAGCAAAGTGGGCAAAGGCCAGGTGATTGCCCGTCTGGATGATAAGGCTCTGCGTAAAAGCATGAAGCAGACCGAGACTCAATACAAACTGGCTTGTGACCTTTATGAACGTCAAAAGAATCTGTGGGAACAAAAGATCGGATCAGAAGTACAATACCTGCAAGCAAAAACCCAAAAAGAAGCACTCGAAAGCGGCCTGGCTGCTATTAAAGAACAGCTGGGCTACCAGACCATCAAATCGCCTATCAGTGGCACGATTGAAGACCTTCCATTGAAAGTCGGGATGGCGGCGTCACCTGCAATGCCTGTGGCGACCGTGATTAATTTCTCGTCCAACAAAATAGTGGCTGATGTAGCTGAAGCATACAACAAAAGTATCAGTGCCGGTGATTCGGTTTCTATCTGGTTCCCGGACCTGAAAACTGAATTAAAAACAACGATCTCTACTGCCAGCAAATACATCAACCCGACCAACCGTTCATTCAAAGTGGAAGTTCGCCTGCCATCTAAACTCGCGAACCTGAAAGCCAATATGATTGCAGTATTGCGCATTATCGACTACAAAAACAAATCGGCCTATGTGGTGCCTGTAAGCCTTGTACAGAATGATGCCAAAGGCGCATATCTATATGTATTGAACGATGGTGGTAAAATCAAAACAGCCCATAAACGCTACATTACTCCGGGTATGACTTATAACGGATTGATGGAGGTCGTTTCCGGATTGAATGCCGGGGATGCAATCGTAACTGTTGGTCAGTTGGGCCTGAGTGAAGGCGCTAAAGTAAAAGAATAA